Below is a window of Dehalococcoidales bacterium DNA.
TTGGTGAGAATACGCCGGTAGTCGCTATTCTGGCGCGTGATAATACCTATCAGGCGATGCTGTCCAATATCAAGGAAGTCAAGGCGAGAAAGGCGCCCGTGATAGCACTGGCCGAAGAGGGGGACGGTAATGTCGGCGAGTTTGCTGACATGGTTATCTCTGTGCCTGTGGTTGATCCCCTGTTTTCTCCGGTGGTGAATGTGGCGGCCCTGCAGCTGCTGGCCTACTATACCGCCCGCGAGAGGGGCTGCCCGATAGATACCCCGCGGAATCTGGCCAAGAGCGTAACCGTAGAGTGAACGCCGGGTCGGCGGAATAGTGAGATAATGTAAGTAATGATTAGTAATTTCAGGGAGGTTTCAGTTGGATATTAAGGTTATTGCGGGCAATATTGCCGGGATTAAAGCCGGCGCTATCGTGGCAGGGGTGTTTGATGGTACCGAGCACCCTGGCGGTGATATTGCTGCTATAGACAGTGCCCTGGGCGGGGCTGTCTTGAGGCTTACTACGCAGGGTGAGATTAAGGGTAAGCTGAACGAAATTACCCTGGTTCACAGCCTGGGCCGGCTGCCGGCAGACCGGGTGGCTGTGGTCGGCCTGGGTAAGCCATCGGAGCTGTCCCCGGATAAGATTCGCGGTGCTGTTGCTGAAGTCTGCCGTTTGCTCAGGCAGAAGGGTTGTGTTAGTGTCGCTACTCCCGCCCTGGGGGCAGGGGTGGCCGGTATTCCCCCGGAGACGGCAGCCCAGGCGGTCACCGAAGGTGCCCAGCTCGGTCTTTACTCGTTTCGCAGGCATATCACCAGGGAGGCCGAACATGGCGAGATCGGGGAGTTTACCATAGTGGCAGCCAGTGAAGCTGAGCGTGCCGATCTGGAGCGGGGCTGCATTAAGGGCAGGATTATGGCCGAGGCGGCCAGCCGGGCCCGTGACATGGCTAACGAACCGGCTAACTATATGACTCCTGCTATTATGGCGGAGACGGCGAGAGAACTGGCTGGGAAGTGCGGGTTGGAGATTAAGGTCCTTGAAGAGGAGCAGATGAAGGAGCTGGGGATGGGGGCACTGCTGGGTGTGGCACAGGGAAGCCGGGAGCCGGCCCGGTTTATCATCCTTAACTACCGGGGTAGTGATGCCGACGGTATTGATATCGCCCTGGTGGGTAAGGGGATAACCTTTGATTCCGGCGGTATCTCGATCAAGCCCTCGGAGAAGATGGAGGAGATGAAGGGGGATATGGCGGGGGGAGCTGCCGTTATTGCGGCGATGGGAGCACTCGCCCAGCTTAAGCCCGGTATTAATGTTATGGCGGTTATTCCGGCTACGGAAAACCTGCCCGGCGGCAGCGCCATCAAGCCGGGTGATGTGCTTACGGCGATGGGGGGCAAGACCATCGAGATTATCTCCACC
It encodes the following:
- a CDS encoding leucyl aminopeptidase encodes the protein MDIKVIAGNIAGIKAGAIVAGVFDGTEHPGGDIAAIDSALGGAVLRLTTQGEIKGKLNEITLVHSLGRLPADRVAVVGLGKPSELSPDKIRGAVAEVCRLLRQKGCVSVATPALGAGVAGIPPETAAQAVTEGAQLGLYSFRRHITREAEHGEIGEFTIVAASEAERADLERGCIKGRIMAEAASRARDMANEPANYMTPAIMAETARELAGKCGLEIKVLEEEQMKELGMGALLGVAQGSREPARFIILNYRGSDADGIDIALVGKGITFDSGGISIKPSEKMEEMKGDMAGGAAVIAAMGALAQLKPGINVMAVIPATENLPGGSAIKPGDVLTAMGGKTIEIISTDAEGRLILSDALSYVKNAGAKRIVDVATLTGACHVALGDFCSGAFGNSQELIDRVIAAGRKAGELIWPMPMYEQYKEQNKSDVADIKNCGSRYGGAITAAQFLAEFVGDTPWVHLDIAGTFISDKEKGYLTKGATGVPVRTLVNLVLDLAD